A genome region from Carcharodon carcharias isolate sCarCar2 chromosome 17, sCarCar2.pri, whole genome shotgun sequence includes the following:
- the cisd1 gene encoding CDGSH iron-sulfur domain-containing protein 1: protein MGSSSTVKEWAAAISLTVGAAAVGYLAYRTLYSRDKSHKSLVNLDIQKDTPKVVHAFDVEDLGDKAVYCRCWRSKRFPMCDGSHTKHNEETGDNVGPLIIKKREA from the exons ATGGGGAGCAGCTCCACTGTGAAAG AATGGGCTGCAGCAATTTCACTGACTGTTGGAGCAGCTGCTGTTGGGTACCTAGCCTACAGAACTTTATACTCCAGAGACAAAAGCCATAAATCATTGGTTAACCTAGACATCCAGAAAGATACCCCTAAAGTAGTGCATGCGTTCGATGTTGAAGACCTGGGCGATAAAGCTGTGTATTGTCGATGTTGGCGATCTAAACGG TTCCCAATGTGTGATGGTTCTCATACTAAACACAATGAAGAAACTGGAGACAATGTAGGGCCACTGATAATCAAGAAAAGAGAAGCCTGA